The proteins below are encoded in one region of Podarcis raffonei isolate rPodRaf1 chromosome 8, rPodRaf1.pri, whole genome shotgun sequence:
- the DPY19L3 gene encoding probable C-mannosyltransferase DPY19L3 isoform X3 has protein sequence MTAVRQRKGIRATEVPEESVIHEKNWKLNGKTLAGGKLWKKLSLIVGGIVGISLGIFTSVYVATLHENDLWFSNIKEVEREISFRTECGLYYSYYKQMLQAPSIQLGLHRLMFDNKTESMRTINILERMNVYQEVFLSILYRVFHMNNFFEPVYFYIYTLFSLQAVYVAALYVTSWLLSGTWLSGVLAAFWYITNRTDTTRVEFTIPLRENWALPFFAVQIAAITFLFRSHLRPTHERLTLLAVFISTFLFSLAWQFNQFMLLIQALVLFTLDCLDLLPRGKNNLKTGGFFSRLGKLFLHVLLVLCLTFLVNNFIKKVLNLESDEHIFKFLKAKFGFGATRDFDANLYLCEEAFGLLPFNTFTRLSGTLVFYAYVFVLLVMTITSAVVAFQNLSGSVNNKPADKLQKCITLLKPGVAYNLVHTILFGLLALSTMRMKYLWTSHICVFAASGLCSSDMWGLILRFVHLYTPQRVSVIRYLTPVLILLYLCYKFWPSVMAELSELREFYDPDTVELMNWIKSNTPKKSVIAGSMQLLAGVKLCTGRILTNHPHYEDKSLRERTKQVYQVYAKRSPEEVHRILRSFGTDFVILEDSICYERRHSRGCRLRDLLDIANGHTMDGPGENDPDLKHSPHPRFCEEIKRDLPSYTMYFAKVFQNKTFHVYKLARHKKTT, from the exons ATGACAGCTGTTAGACAGAGAAAGGGAATAAGAGCCACAGAAGTTCCAGAAGAGAGTGTCATCCACGAGAAGAACTGGAAACTTAATGGGAAAACTCTAGCTG GTGGAAAATTGTGGAAGAAACTTTCACTCATCGTTGGTGGAATCGTTGGCATATCTCTGGGAATCTTCACTTCTGTTTATGTTGCTACACTACATGAAAATGATCTGTGGTTCTCCAACATCAAG GAGGTAGAGCGGGAGATTTCATTCAGGACAGAATGTGGCCTGTATTACTCTTATTACAAGCAGATGCTACAAGCTCCATCCATTCAACTAG GTTTACATCGCTTGATGTTTGACAATAAAACTGAGTCCATGAGGACAATTAACATACTTGAAAGAATGAATGTTTACCAAGAAGTCTTTCTCAGCATTCTGTATAGGGTTTTTCATATGAAT AATTTTTTTGAACCTGTTTATTTTTACATCTACACATTGTTTAGCCTTCAGGCAGTCTATGTTGCTGCTCTGTATGTGACCAGCTGGCTTCTCAGTGGAACTTGGCTTTCAGGTGTATTAGCAGCCTTCTGGTATATCACAAACAG aacagaTACCACCCGGGTGGAATTCACCATTCCGTTAAGAGAGAACTGGGCACTGCCATTCTTTGCTGTTCAGATAGCAGCAATTACATTCCTCTTCAGATCTCATCTGCGACCCACTCATGAA agGCTGACACTTCTGGCAGTATTTATTTCAACCTTCCTCTTCAGCTTGGCTTGGCAGTTTAATCAGTTTATGTTGTTGATCCAGGCATTGGTTTTGTTCACACTTGACTGTCTTGACTTGCTTCCTAGAGGAAAG AATAACCTGAAAACTGGTGGCTTCTTTAGCAGGCTTGGGAAGCTCTTCCTTCATGTACTCTTAGTGCTGTGCTTGACATTtcttgtaaataattttattaag AAAGTTCTTAATCTGGAGTCTGATGAGCATATATTTAAATTTCTGAAGGCAAAGTTTGGATTTGGAGCAACAAG AGATTTTGATGCTAACCTGTACCTGTGTGAGGAAGCTTTTGGTCTCTTGCCTTTTAATACTTTCACAAGACTTTCGGGCACTTTAGTTTTCTATGCCTATGTATTTGTGCTCTTGGTGATGACCATAACATCTGCTGTGGTTGCTTTTCAAAATCTCAG TGGCTCTGTGAACAACAAACCTGCGGATAAACTGCAAAAGTGCATAACTCTGCTGAAACCAGGTGTTGCTTACAATTTAGTGCACACCATTCTCTTTGGATTGCTGGCTTTGAGCACAATGAG GATGAAATATCTTTGGACTTCCCACATATGTGTGTTTGCAGCTTCTGGTCTGTGCAGTAGTGACATGTGGGGGCTGATCTTGAGATTTGTCCATCTTTACACACCACAAAGG GTATCTGTGATTAGATATCTGACACCAGTACTCATATTACTGTATCTTTGTTACAAG TTCTGGCCTAGTGTGATGGCTGAGCTGTCGGAGCTGAGGGAATTCTATGACCCAGACACAGTGGAGCTGATGAACTGGATTAA GTCTAACACCCCCAAGAAGTCAGTGATTGCTGGAAGCATGCAGCTCTTAGCAGGCGTCAAGCTGTGTACAGGAAGGATTTTAACAAATCACCCCCACTATGAGGACAAGAGCCtgagagaaagaacaaaacag GTTTATCAGGTGTATGCAAAAAGATCTCCTGAAGAAGTCCACAGGATCCTCAGATCTTTTGGGACTGACTTTGTGATCCTGGAGGACAGTATTTGTTATGAAAGAAGACACAGCAGGGGCTGTCGGCTGCGTGATCTTCTGGACATAGCAAATGGCCAC ACCATGGATGGTCCTGGGGAGAATGATCCTGATTTAAAACATTCGCCACATCCTCGCTTCTGTGAGGAAATCAAACGAGACCTGCCTTCATACACAATGTATTTTGCTAAAGTATTTCAGAACAAAACGTTCCATGTTTACAAGCTCGCTAGACATAAAAAGACTACGTAG
- the DPY19L3 gene encoding probable C-mannosyltransferase DPY19L3 isoform X1 — MTAVRQRKGIRATEVPEESVIHEKNWKLNGKTLAGGKLWKKLSLIVGGIVGISLGIFTSVYVATLHENDLWFSNIKEVEREISFRTECGLYYSYYKQMLQAPSIQLGLHRLMFDNKTESMRTINILERMNVYQEVFLSILYRVFHMNNFFEPVYFYIYTLFSLQAVYVAALYVTSWLLSGTWLSGVLAAFWYITNRTDTTRVEFTIPLRENWALPFFAVQIAAITFLFRSHLRPTHERLTLLAVFISTFLFSLAWQFNQFMLLIQALVLFTLDCLDLLPRGKVTWIYIIQVASLLLVCLLQFFNSMVVGSLLISFNLSTLLARKLQNNLKTGGFFSRLGKLFLHVLLVLCLTFLVNNFIKKVLNLESDEHIFKFLKAKFGFGATRDFDANLYLCEEAFGLLPFNTFTRLSGTLVFYAYVFVLLVMTITSAVVAFQNLSGSVNNKPADKLQKCITLLKPGVAYNLVHTILFGLLALSTMRMKYLWTSHICVFAASGLCSSDMWGLILRFVHLYTPQRVSVIRYLTPVLILLYLCYKFWPSVMAELSELREFYDPDTVELMNWIKSNTPKKSVIAGSMQLLAGVKLCTGRILTNHPHYEDKSLRERTKQVYQVYAKRSPEEVHRILRSFGTDFVILEDSICYERRHSRGCRLRDLLDIANGHTMDGPGENDPDLKHSPHPRFCEEIKRDLPSYTMYFAKVFQNKTFHVYKLARHKKTT; from the exons ATGACAGCTGTTAGACAGAGAAAGGGAATAAGAGCCACAGAAGTTCCAGAAGAGAGTGTCATCCACGAGAAGAACTGGAAACTTAATGGGAAAACTCTAGCTG GTGGAAAATTGTGGAAGAAACTTTCACTCATCGTTGGTGGAATCGTTGGCATATCTCTGGGAATCTTCACTTCTGTTTATGTTGCTACACTACATGAAAATGATCTGTGGTTCTCCAACATCAAG GAGGTAGAGCGGGAGATTTCATTCAGGACAGAATGTGGCCTGTATTACTCTTATTACAAGCAGATGCTACAAGCTCCATCCATTCAACTAG GTTTACATCGCTTGATGTTTGACAATAAAACTGAGTCCATGAGGACAATTAACATACTTGAAAGAATGAATGTTTACCAAGAAGTCTTTCTCAGCATTCTGTATAGGGTTTTTCATATGAAT AATTTTTTTGAACCTGTTTATTTTTACATCTACACATTGTTTAGCCTTCAGGCAGTCTATGTTGCTGCTCTGTATGTGACCAGCTGGCTTCTCAGTGGAACTTGGCTTTCAGGTGTATTAGCAGCCTTCTGGTATATCACAAACAG aacagaTACCACCCGGGTGGAATTCACCATTCCGTTAAGAGAGAACTGGGCACTGCCATTCTTTGCTGTTCAGATAGCAGCAATTACATTCCTCTTCAGATCTCATCTGCGACCCACTCATGAA agGCTGACACTTCTGGCAGTATTTATTTCAACCTTCCTCTTCAGCTTGGCTTGGCAGTTTAATCAGTTTATGTTGTTGATCCAGGCATTGGTTTTGTTCACACTTGACTGTCTTGACTTGCTTCCTAGAGGAAAG GTGACCTGGATCTACATAATACAGGTGGCTAGTTTGCTTCTTGTTTGCCTCCTACAGTTCTTTAATTCCATGGTAGTGGGATCATTACTTATAAGCTTTAATTTGTCCACCTTGTTAGCAAGAAAACTCCAG AATAACCTGAAAACTGGTGGCTTCTTTAGCAGGCTTGGGAAGCTCTTCCTTCATGTACTCTTAGTGCTGTGCTTGACATTtcttgtaaataattttattaag AAAGTTCTTAATCTGGAGTCTGATGAGCATATATTTAAATTTCTGAAGGCAAAGTTTGGATTTGGAGCAACAAG AGATTTTGATGCTAACCTGTACCTGTGTGAGGAAGCTTTTGGTCTCTTGCCTTTTAATACTTTCACAAGACTTTCGGGCACTTTAGTTTTCTATGCCTATGTATTTGTGCTCTTGGTGATGACCATAACATCTGCTGTGGTTGCTTTTCAAAATCTCAG TGGCTCTGTGAACAACAAACCTGCGGATAAACTGCAAAAGTGCATAACTCTGCTGAAACCAGGTGTTGCTTACAATTTAGTGCACACCATTCTCTTTGGATTGCTGGCTTTGAGCACAATGAG GATGAAATATCTTTGGACTTCCCACATATGTGTGTTTGCAGCTTCTGGTCTGTGCAGTAGTGACATGTGGGGGCTGATCTTGAGATTTGTCCATCTTTACACACCACAAAGG GTATCTGTGATTAGATATCTGACACCAGTACTCATATTACTGTATCTTTGTTACAAG TTCTGGCCTAGTGTGATGGCTGAGCTGTCGGAGCTGAGGGAATTCTATGACCCAGACACAGTGGAGCTGATGAACTGGATTAA GTCTAACACCCCCAAGAAGTCAGTGATTGCTGGAAGCATGCAGCTCTTAGCAGGCGTCAAGCTGTGTACAGGAAGGATTTTAACAAATCACCCCCACTATGAGGACAAGAGCCtgagagaaagaacaaaacag GTTTATCAGGTGTATGCAAAAAGATCTCCTGAAGAAGTCCACAGGATCCTCAGATCTTTTGGGACTGACTTTGTGATCCTGGAGGACAGTATTTGTTATGAAAGAAGACACAGCAGGGGCTGTCGGCTGCGTGATCTTCTGGACATAGCAAATGGCCAC ACCATGGATGGTCCTGGGGAGAATGATCCTGATTTAAAACATTCGCCACATCCTCGCTTCTGTGAGGAAATCAAACGAGACCTGCCTTCATACACAATGTATTTTGCTAAAGTATTTCAGAACAAAACGTTCCATGTTTACAAGCTCGCTAGACATAAAAAGACTACGTAG
- the DPY19L3 gene encoding probable C-mannosyltransferase DPY19L3 isoform X2, whose protein sequence is MTAVRQRKGIRATEVPEESVIHEKNWKLNGKTLAGGKLWKKLSLIVGGIVGISLGIFTSVYVATLHENDLWFSNIKEVEREISFRTECGLYYSYYKQMLQAPSIQLGLHRLMFDNKTESMRTINILERMNVYQEVFLSILYRVFHMNNFFEPVYFYIYTLFSLQAVYVAALYVTSWLLSGTWLSGVLAAFWYITNRTDTTRVEFTIPLRENWALPFFAVQIAAITFLFRSHLRPTHERLTLLAVFISTFLFSLAWQFNQFMLLIQALVLFTLDCLDLLPRGKVTWIYIIQVASLLLVCLLQFFNSMVVGSLLISFNLSTLLARKLQNNLKTGGFFSRLGKLFLHVLLVLCLTFLVNNFIKKVLNLESDEHIFKFLKAKFGFGATRDFDANLYLCEEAFGLLPFNTFTRLSGTLVFYAYVFVLLVMTITSAVVAFQNLSGSVNNKPADKLQKCITLLKPGVAYNLVHTILFGLLALSTMRMKYLWTSHICVFAASGLCSSDMWGLILRFVHLYTPQRFWPSVMAELSELREFYDPDTVELMNWIKSNTPKKSVIAGSMQLLAGVKLCTGRILTNHPHYEDKSLRERTKQVYQVYAKRSPEEVHRILRSFGTDFVILEDSICYERRHSRGCRLRDLLDIANGHTMDGPGENDPDLKHSPHPRFCEEIKRDLPSYTMYFAKVFQNKTFHVYKLARHKKTT, encoded by the exons ATGACAGCTGTTAGACAGAGAAAGGGAATAAGAGCCACAGAAGTTCCAGAAGAGAGTGTCATCCACGAGAAGAACTGGAAACTTAATGGGAAAACTCTAGCTG GTGGAAAATTGTGGAAGAAACTTTCACTCATCGTTGGTGGAATCGTTGGCATATCTCTGGGAATCTTCACTTCTGTTTATGTTGCTACACTACATGAAAATGATCTGTGGTTCTCCAACATCAAG GAGGTAGAGCGGGAGATTTCATTCAGGACAGAATGTGGCCTGTATTACTCTTATTACAAGCAGATGCTACAAGCTCCATCCATTCAACTAG GTTTACATCGCTTGATGTTTGACAATAAAACTGAGTCCATGAGGACAATTAACATACTTGAAAGAATGAATGTTTACCAAGAAGTCTTTCTCAGCATTCTGTATAGGGTTTTTCATATGAAT AATTTTTTTGAACCTGTTTATTTTTACATCTACACATTGTTTAGCCTTCAGGCAGTCTATGTTGCTGCTCTGTATGTGACCAGCTGGCTTCTCAGTGGAACTTGGCTTTCAGGTGTATTAGCAGCCTTCTGGTATATCACAAACAG aacagaTACCACCCGGGTGGAATTCACCATTCCGTTAAGAGAGAACTGGGCACTGCCATTCTTTGCTGTTCAGATAGCAGCAATTACATTCCTCTTCAGATCTCATCTGCGACCCACTCATGAA agGCTGACACTTCTGGCAGTATTTATTTCAACCTTCCTCTTCAGCTTGGCTTGGCAGTTTAATCAGTTTATGTTGTTGATCCAGGCATTGGTTTTGTTCACACTTGACTGTCTTGACTTGCTTCCTAGAGGAAAG GTGACCTGGATCTACATAATACAGGTGGCTAGTTTGCTTCTTGTTTGCCTCCTACAGTTCTTTAATTCCATGGTAGTGGGATCATTACTTATAAGCTTTAATTTGTCCACCTTGTTAGCAAGAAAACTCCAG AATAACCTGAAAACTGGTGGCTTCTTTAGCAGGCTTGGGAAGCTCTTCCTTCATGTACTCTTAGTGCTGTGCTTGACATTtcttgtaaataattttattaag AAAGTTCTTAATCTGGAGTCTGATGAGCATATATTTAAATTTCTGAAGGCAAAGTTTGGATTTGGAGCAACAAG AGATTTTGATGCTAACCTGTACCTGTGTGAGGAAGCTTTTGGTCTCTTGCCTTTTAATACTTTCACAAGACTTTCGGGCACTTTAGTTTTCTATGCCTATGTATTTGTGCTCTTGGTGATGACCATAACATCTGCTGTGGTTGCTTTTCAAAATCTCAG TGGCTCTGTGAACAACAAACCTGCGGATAAACTGCAAAAGTGCATAACTCTGCTGAAACCAGGTGTTGCTTACAATTTAGTGCACACCATTCTCTTTGGATTGCTGGCTTTGAGCACAATGAG GATGAAATATCTTTGGACTTCCCACATATGTGTGTTTGCAGCTTCTGGTCTGTGCAGTAGTGACATGTGGGGGCTGATCTTGAGATTTGTCCATCTTTACACACCACAAAGG TTCTGGCCTAGTGTGATGGCTGAGCTGTCGGAGCTGAGGGAATTCTATGACCCAGACACAGTGGAGCTGATGAACTGGATTAA GTCTAACACCCCCAAGAAGTCAGTGATTGCTGGAAGCATGCAGCTCTTAGCAGGCGTCAAGCTGTGTACAGGAAGGATTTTAACAAATCACCCCCACTATGAGGACAAGAGCCtgagagaaagaacaaaacag GTTTATCAGGTGTATGCAAAAAGATCTCCTGAAGAAGTCCACAGGATCCTCAGATCTTTTGGGACTGACTTTGTGATCCTGGAGGACAGTATTTGTTATGAAAGAAGACACAGCAGGGGCTGTCGGCTGCGTGATCTTCTGGACATAGCAAATGGCCAC ACCATGGATGGTCCTGGGGAGAATGATCCTGATTTAAAACATTCGCCACATCCTCGCTTCTGTGAGGAAATCAAACGAGACCTGCCTTCATACACAATGTATTTTGCTAAAGTATTTCAGAACAAAACGTTCCATGTTTACAAGCTCGCTAGACATAAAAAGACTACGTAG